The following proteins come from a genomic window of Campylobacter coli 76339:
- a CDS encoding phosphohistidine phosphatase SixA, putative, which produces MKKIYILRHAKAVKDEEVQDFDRKLSKRGKEDLEKLFYNLKTHEIRFDFILSSPSKRTAKTAKKIAEFFDFDKEKIQFVDELYLADLSKIYQILQTIDKKYNEVLLVGHNPTLMELGEFLGSLCLTSFPTSSMLCLEFDIEDFKDLKAHSGKVIFFEHVRKLKEEKELD; this is translated from the coding sequence TTGAAGAAAATATATATATTAAGGCATGCAAAGGCTGTTAAAGATGAAGAAGTGCAAGATTTTGATAGAAAGCTCAGTAAAAGAGGTAAAGAGGATTTAGAAAAGCTTTTTTATAATTTAAAAACCCATGAGATAAGATTTGATTTTATACTTTCAAGCCCATCTAAACGCACTGCTAAGACAGCTAAAAAAATAGCTGAATTTTTTGATTTTGACAAGGAAAAAATTCAATTTGTAGATGAATTATACCTTGCTGATTTATCTAAAATATATCAAATTTTACAAACTATCGATAAAAAATATAATGAAGTTTTATTAGTAGGACATAATCCTACTTTAATGGAACTTGGAGAATTTTTAGGTTCTTTATGTTTGACTTCTTTTCCTACTTCATCCATGCTTTGTTTAGAATTTGACATAGAAGACTTTAAGGATTTAAAAGCACACAGTGGAAAAGTGATATTTTTTGAACATGTGAGAAAGTTAAAAGAGGAAAAGGAGTTGGATTAA
- a CDS encoding RNA polymerase sigma factor RpoD: MNAKTQDMELEELFKENEEDYITYEKLVKYFSKQPNSASAKKVQALMKKYKVQLFSAAEIAQMKNIEDAKRLQEEKQKLQDTSLENEFDLANENDLLEWSRSDSPVRMYLREMGQIALLNKDEEIEISKKIELGEDIIIDAFCSVPYLIDFILDYREPLINRERRVKELFKSFDDEEKGDDKLDDLELEDEENDEELENEEAPKKTSKKEDERTLKVIEKFKALEKAKKDWLKVSKDKESGDEILDKLGIAFKKNILKEKLMDLGPTSKLISEIVKSMETALKSDEEFDKELKRLEYRLPMFSEELKNRHANILKDITKLSKEEITERALETTMVSTYMEIKKLFQTKEASEKSFDLEKERLKEILEQIKRGKKISDEAKTRMAKSNLRLVVSIAKRYTNRGLPFLDLIQEGNIGLMKAVDKFEYKRGYKFSTYATWWIRQAISRAIADQARTIRIPIHMIETINQINKIIREHLQKDGKEPDVSVIAKEVGLSVDKVKQVIKITKEPISLEAPIGSEDDGKFGDFVEDRNSLSPMDHILKDDLKEQIDEVLDQLNDREKAVIRMRFGLMDDESDRTLEEIGKELNVTRERVRQIESSAIKKLKHPKVGRKLKNYIEGWK; the protein is encoded by the coding sequence ATGAATGCCAAAACTCAAGATATGGAACTTGAAGAACTCTTTAAAGAAAACGAAGAAGATTATATCACTTATGAGAAATTAGTAAAATATTTCAGTAAGCAGCCTAATTCAGCTAGCGCTAAAAAAGTTCAAGCTTTAATGAAAAAGTATAAAGTACAACTCTTCTCGGCAGCTGAAATTGCACAAATGAAAAATATAGAAGACGCAAAAAGACTACAAGAAGAAAAACAAAAATTACAAGATACTAGCCTTGAAAATGAATTCGATTTGGCCAATGAAAATGATTTGCTTGAGTGGAGCAGATCAGATTCTCCTGTGCGTATGTATCTAAGAGAAATGGGACAAATTGCACTTCTAAACAAAGATGAAGAAATTGAAATTTCTAAAAAAATTGAACTTGGTGAAGATATTATCATAGATGCTTTTTGTTCTGTACCTTATTTGATTGATTTTATCTTAGATTACCGTGAACCTTTAATTAATAGAGAAAGAAGAGTAAAAGAGCTTTTTAAAAGTTTTGATGATGAAGAAAAAGGCGATGATAAACTGGATGACCTTGAACTTGAAGATGAAGAAAATGATGAAGAATTAGAAAACGAAGAAGCACCTAAAAAAACAAGCAAAAAAGAAGATGAAAGAACCTTAAAAGTTATAGAAAAATTCAAAGCCTTGGAAAAAGCAAAAAAAGACTGGTTAAAGGTTTCTAAGGATAAAGAAAGTGGAGATGAAATTTTAGATAAACTTGGCATTGCTTTTAAGAAAAATATCCTAAAAGAAAAATTAATGGATCTAGGCCCAACTTCCAAACTCATCAGTGAAATTGTAAAATCAATGGAAACCGCTCTAAAAAGCGATGAGGAATTCGATAAAGAATTAAAACGCCTAGAATATCGCTTGCCGATGTTTTCTGAAGAATTAAAAAATCGCCACGCTAATATCTTAAAAGATATTACAAAATTAAGTAAAGAAGAAATTACCGAAAGAGCGCTTGAGACAACTATGGTAAGCACTTACATGGAGATAAAAAAACTTTTTCAAACCAAAGAAGCAAGTGAAAAAAGTTTTGACTTAGAAAAAGAGCGCTTGAAAGAAATTTTAGAGCAAATCAAGCGAGGTAAAAAAATTTCTGATGAAGCTAAAACTAGAATGGCTAAATCGAATTTGCGTCTTGTTGTAAGTATTGCTAAGCGTTATACAAACCGTGGCTTACCTTTTTTAGATCTTATTCAAGAGGGCAATATAGGTCTTATGAAAGCGGTAGATAAATTTGAGTATAAAAGAGGATATAAATTTTCAACCTATGCAACTTGGTGGATAAGACAAGCCATTTCAAGAGCGATTGCAGATCAAGCTAGAACTATAAGAATACCTATTCATATGATAGAAACCATCAATCAAATCAATAAAATCATACGCGAACATTTGCAAAAAGATGGAAAAGAACCGGATGTAAGCGTTATAGCTAAAGAAGTGGGACTTAGTGTGGATAAAGTTAAGCAGGTGATTAAAATCACAAAAGAGCCTATTTCGCTTGAAGCACCTATTGGAAGCGAGGATGATGGTAAATTTGGGGATTTTGTAGAAGATAGAAATTCACTCTCGCCTATGGATCATATCTTAAAAGATGACCTAAAAGAACAAATTGATGAAGTTCTTGATCAGTTAAATGATAGAGAAAAAGCAGTTATTCGTATGCGTTTTGGTTTAATGGATGATGAAAGCGATAGAACCTTAGAGGAAATAGGCAAAGAATTAAATGTTACACGCGAAAGAGTAAGACAAATAGAAAGCTCTGCGATTAAAAAACTTAAACATCCAAAAGTAGGTAGAAAACTCAAAAACTATATCGAGGGTTGGAAGTAA